The following proteins come from a genomic window of Pseudomonadota bacterium:
- a CDS encoding TetR/AcrR family transcriptional regulator, with product MATPRTSTREHILKRATMLFQGRGYNGFSFKDISVPMGIKNAAIHYHFSTKSDLCSAVIERYRDLLKSETSNFMKHGGSARFQLEAYLAFIRHEILDARCMCPLTNVAVAMDTLPDEIRARATTLARELLAYLTRVMELGREQGEFQFNCAAEQKALSVKATLQGAGQLARLMGPQVVDQVIDQIRCDLGL from the coding sequence ATGGCGACACCCCGAACCTCGACCCGCGAACACATACTCAAAAGAGCAACCATGCTTTTCCAGGGCAGGGGCTATAACGGCTTTAGTTTCAAGGATATTTCCGTCCCTATGGGGATCAAGAACGCGGCCATCCACTATCATTTTTCCACCAAATCCGATCTTTGCAGTGCCGTCATCGAGCGCTACCGAGACCTGCTCAAGTCGGAGACCAGCAATTTCATGAAGCACGGCGGTTCGGCCAGATTTCAACTGGAAGCTTATCTGGCCTTTATTCGCCATGAAATTCTGGATGCACGCTGCATGTGCCCGCTGACCAACGTTGCGGTGGCCATGGATACCCTGCCCGACGAGATCCGGGCGCGAGCCACTACGCTCGCTCGCGAACTTCTCGCATACCTGACCCGGGTGATGGAACTTGGGCGGGAACAGGGAGAATTCCAGTTTAACTGCGCGGCTGAGCAAAAAGCGTTGTCGGTAAAAGCCACCTTACAAGGCGCAGGGCAGTTGGCCAGACTAATGGGGCCGCAGGTTGTGGACCAGGTTATCGATCAAATCCGCTGCGATCTGGGGCTTTGA
- a CDS encoding DUF962 domain-containing protein, which translates to MENRISNFTEFYPFYLGQHSNRTCRRLHFVGTSLVLIIFVYALLKGPLALLWLMPVFGYGFAWVGHFVFEKNKPATFKYPWYSLLGDFVMYKDILTGRIPF; encoded by the coding sequence ATGGAAAATAGAATCAGCAATTTCACAGAATTTTACCCGTTTTATCTCGGCCAACACAGCAACAGGACCTGCAGGCGCCTGCATTTTGTCGGCACCAGCCTGGTCCTGATTATTTTTGTTTACGCTTTGCTTAAAGGCCCTCTTGCGTTGTTGTGGCTGATGCCGGTTTTTGGCTATGGCTTTGCCTGGGTCGGGCATTTTGTGTTCGAGAAAAACAAGCCGGCGACCTTTAAATATCCGTGGTACAGCCTGCTGGGAGATTTTGTCATGTACAAGGACATACTCACCGGGCGCATTCCGTTTTGA
- a CDS encoding EAL domain-containing protein: MSANDQQEITGNDDTTEPLISDADLAIGVRDNQFVMHYQPKIDTRTLEFVSVEALIRWIHPVLGMVMPDSFIPLAEQGQHIHGITDIVLKTALKQSAQWRELGLDLRMSINISGASLEVPDLPERIHDVTNAFNVPADKIVLEVTETWQSKDTDTALDILNGLSAKGFGLALDDVGTGHSNFSKLQGMPYSEMKLDKSHIQSATIDQETRQFIAMCVELGHEMGMYVVAEGIESQDQWEMMSAMGCDEAQGFFIARPMPGDQIPGWLKRWNRYLGLAENHQRASGQKVNLDEMTGTFHRLNSIFPTKLDI; this comes from the coding sequence GTGTCCGCAAACGACCAACAAGAAATAACCGGCAATGACGATACCACTGAACCGTTGATATCCGATGCCGATCTGGCGATCGGCGTCCGCGATAACCAGTTCGTTATGCATTACCAGCCGAAAATCGATACTCGAACGCTGGAGTTCGTCTCGGTGGAAGCGCTGATACGCTGGATTCACCCGGTACTTGGCATGGTGATGCCGGACTCTTTTATTCCGCTGGCGGAGCAAGGCCAGCATATCCACGGGATTACCGATATCGTGCTGAAAACGGCCCTCAAGCAAAGCGCCCAGTGGCGGGAGCTGGGGCTGGATTTGCGCATGTCGATAAATATTTCAGGCGCCTCGCTTGAAGTTCCGGATCTGCCCGAACGGATCCACGACGTCACCAATGCGTTTAATGTGCCCGCGGACAAGATTGTGCTGGAAGTTACCGAAACCTGGCAAAGCAAGGACACCGACACGGCGCTTGATATTCTGAACGGCTTGAGCGCAAAGGGATTTGGCTTGGCGCTGGACGACGTAGGCACCGGTCATTCCAACTTTTCCAAGCTGCAAGGCATGCCATACAGCGAGATGAAACTGGACAAGAGCCATATCCAAAGCGCAACCATTGATCAAGAGACCCGGCAATTCATCGCCATGTGCGTCGAACTTGGCCATGAGATGGGGATGTATGTCGTGGCCGAGGGCATCGAAAGCCAGGACCAGTGGGAAATGATGTCGGCGATGGGCTGCGACGAAGCGCAGGGATTCTTCATTGCCCGGCCCATGCCCGGCGACCAGATACCGGGATGGCTGAAACGCTGGAACAGGTACCTGGGACTGGCGGAAAACCATCAAAGAGCGAGCGGGCAGAAAGTCAACCTCGACGAAATGACCGGCACATTTCATCGGCTCAACAGCATTTTCCCCACCAAGCTGGATATCTAG
- a CDS encoding aminotransferase class IV gives MPDPRNLDIQVWVGEGLVHRDQARVSVFDSVVQGGDAVWEGLRIYQGHIGAFDAHLDRLFASARAMAFDQVPDRDWIAAAVFATLEANGMTDGVHIRLTLTRGNKITSGMNPRLNQSGPCLIVLAEWKPPVYPEPLSLVTSAIRRNSPQFVDSKIHHNNLINNILALIQANVAGADAALMLDDNGFVSETNDTNIFMVRQATLFTPLADACLPGITRALILKIAAHEGIRCEEKNLSLVDFYTADESFTTGTMGELTAVRRIDGRMIGETVPGPLTRKLQEIHRQWILRDATPLPFI, from the coding sequence ATGCCCGATCCGCGCAACCTCGATATCCAGGTCTGGGTAGGCGAAGGCCTGGTGCATCGCGACCAAGCCCGGGTCTCGGTTTTTGACAGCGTGGTCCAGGGCGGCGACGCAGTCTGGGAAGGACTGCGGATATACCAAGGGCATATTGGCGCATTCGATGCCCATCTAGACCGGCTTTTCGCATCCGCCCGGGCCATGGCTTTCGACCAGGTCCCCGACCGCGACTGGATCGCGGCGGCCGTATTCGCCACGCTCGAGGCCAATGGGATGACCGATGGAGTTCACATCCGTCTGACCCTGACGCGCGGCAACAAGATCACTTCGGGCATGAACCCGCGTTTGAACCAGTCCGGGCCATGCCTGATCGTACTTGCCGAATGGAAGCCACCGGTATATCCGGAGCCGTTGTCCCTGGTGACCTCGGCAATCAGACGTAACAGCCCGCAATTCGTCGATTCCAAGATTCACCACAACAACCTGATCAACAATATTCTTGCCCTAATACAGGCCAATGTCGCGGGCGCCGATGCCGCCCTGATGCTGGATGATAACGGCTTCGTTTCGGAAACCAACGACACGAATATATTTATGGTTCGCCAAGCCACCTTGTTTACGCCGTTAGCGGACGCCTGCCTGCCAGGAATTACCCGTGCGCTGATTCTGAAAATCGCGGCCCATGAAGGCATCCGCTGCGAGGAAAAAAATCTGTCGCTGGTGGATTTCTATACGGCCGATGAATCGTTCACGACCGGAACCATGGGCGAACTAACCGCGGTACGCCGAATTGACGGCCGGATGATCGGCGAGACCGTGCCCGGCCCGCTCACCCGGAAACTGCAGGAAATTCATCGACAATGGATATTGCGAGACGCCACGCCATTGCCGTTCATCTGA
- a CDS encoding isoaspartyl peptidase/L-asparaginase encodes MKPGPLLTISATILVFAGMTATADSPIAIAIHGGAGTISRATVTVEQEQAIRESLLEAVNAAYQVLKNDGDSMDAVISAIKILENSPHFNAGKGSVFTWDGKNEMDAALMDGASLDAGAISGVTNIANPIVLARLVMQNSKHVFLSGDGAVEFATEQGMEKVPDEYFFTERRWQQLQDLKDNRELAAAEPQYGIGTVGAVALDRRGNLVAGTSTGGTTGKRYGRIGDSPIIGSGTYANNRSVAVSATGTGEFFIRGTVAHDISALVEYKGMTVDDAAREVIFEKLVALKGDGGVIAMDRHGNISMPFNTVGMYRASIDTSGKVNILLYDETAETD; translated from the coding sequence ATGAAGCCAGGCCCCCTTCTGACGATATCTGCCACCATACTGGTTTTTGCAGGCATGACAGCAACAGCGGACTCACCCATAGCGATAGCAATTCACGGCGGCGCCGGAACCATATCCCGTGCCACGGTTACCGTGGAACAGGAGCAGGCGATTCGGGAAAGCCTCCTCGAGGCCGTCAACGCCGCTTACCAGGTCCTGAAAAATGACGGCGACAGCATGGATGCCGTAATTTCCGCGATAAAAATCCTGGAAAATTCGCCGCACTTTAACGCCGGCAAAGGATCGGTCTTTACCTGGGACGGCAAAAACGAAATGGATGCGGCGTTAATGGATGGGGCATCGCTGGATGCCGGCGCCATTTCCGGGGTTACCAACATAGCCAACCCGATCGTGCTGGCGCGGCTGGTCATGCAAAACTCCAAACACGTTTTTCTTTCCGGTGATGGTGCTGTGGAATTTGCCACCGAGCAGGGCATGGAAAAAGTGCCCGATGAATACTTTTTTACCGAGCGCCGCTGGCAGCAATTACAGGATCTCAAGGACAACCGGGAATTGGCAGCCGCCGAGCCGCAATACGGCATCGGCACGGTCGGTGCGGTCGCGCTGGATCGCAGAGGAAACCTCGTCGCCGGCACATCGACCGGTGGCACCACGGGAAAACGATACGGCCGTATCGGCGACAGCCCGATCATCGGTTCGGGAACCTATGCGAATAACCGGAGTGTTGCCGTTTCGGCTACCGGCACCGGCGAGTTTTTTATCCGCGGAACGGTGGCTCATGACATCAGCGCACTGGTCGAGTACAAAGGCATGACCGTAGATGACGCTGCCCGAGAGGTCATATTCGAAAAACTTGTTGCGCTGAAAGGCGATGGCGGCGTCATCGCGATGGACCGGCATGGAAATATCAGCATGCCATTCAATACCGTGGGCATGTACCGGGCATCGATCGACACCTCCGGGAAAGTCAATATTTTGCTGTACGACGAAACGGCGGAGACCGATTAG
- a CDS encoding polymer-forming cytoskeletal protein translates to MAGKFRRFMDSADDSTTLLGEGTRFVGQFSGRGHFVVCGEVEGDCKIEGSLTIAVDGRWNGTIRAENVVIAGQVNGEVQASGQLEVAASARITGSLTGASIAIAEGAIIEGGVNVSGRSDPIAFSEKRSDPE, encoded by the coding sequence ATGGCCGGTAAATTTCGTCGCTTTATGGATAGCGCCGACGATTCCACAACCTTGCTGGGCGAAGGCACACGCTTTGTCGGCCAGTTTAGTGGCCGTGGTCATTTTGTCGTTTGCGGAGAGGTTGAAGGCGACTGCAAGATCGAAGGCTCACTGACCATTGCCGTCGATGGGCGCTGGAACGGCACCATCAGGGCTGAAAATGTGGTGATTGCCGGTCAGGTAAATGGCGAGGTGCAGGCTTCAGGTCAGCTTGAAGTCGCTGCAAGCGCCAGGATTACCGGTAGTCTGACTGGCGCGTCGATCGCCATCGCCGAGGGCGCGATTATCGAAGGCGGCGTCAATGTGAGCGGCCGCAGCGATCCCATCGCGTTCAGCGAAAAACGCTCTGATCCGGAATAA
- a CDS encoding TIGR04211 family SH3 domain-containing protein — translation MIKVGGFIVLASLLWLMALQAQAEYVTDELQLGLHHAEDTSDRPFRTLVSGTELEVLERNRFYARVLTSAGEEGWVKAGYLISSKPAAARVMELEASNAKVNARLEQVLAQTSDVRQTIADLESELAAATTAGAAAVARATELEAENNAFNERMVDFRGSVPVRWAFLAAGLMLLVGLFAGFLWFDHRSRKRYGGFRVY, via the coding sequence ATGATAAAAGTGGGCGGATTTATAGTCTTGGCGAGCCTGCTGTGGTTGATGGCTTTGCAGGCACAGGCCGAATATGTCACCGATGAACTCCAACTGGGCCTGCATCATGCGGAAGATACCAGCGATAGGCCATTTCGGACGCTGGTCAGCGGCACTGAGCTCGAAGTGCTGGAACGCAATCGTTTCTACGCAAGAGTTCTCACCAGCGCCGGTGAAGAAGGCTGGGTCAAGGCGGGTTACCTGATCAGCAGCAAACCAGCCGCGGCGCGGGTCATGGAACTGGAAGCGTCGAACGCGAAAGTCAATGCCCGACTGGAACAGGTTTTGGCGCAAACCTCGGATGTCCGCCAGACTATCGCCGACCTCGAGAGCGAACTGGCCGCGGCAACCACGGCAGGGGCCGCCGCAGTGGCGAGAGCAACCGAGCTGGAGGCCGAAAACAACGCTTTCAACGAGCGCATGGTTGATTTTCGTGGCAGCGTACCGGTGCGCTGGGCCTTTCTGGCTGCCGGGCTGATGCTGCTGGTCGGTTTATTTGCGGGCTTTCTGTGGTTCGATCACCGCAGCCGAAAACGCTATGGTGGTTTCAGGGTCTACTAA
- a CDS encoding M48 family metallopeptidase has product MATLCAVLIVLGGCATSPLGRTQLVFFPDSQMNRMGVLAFQEIQTRTPPEEDPVIRSYVQCVADSLLQQPGGNADSLGWEVRVFRQDQANAFALPGRKIGVFTGLLKVTENQDQLATVIGHEIAHVQARHANERVSTGYLAQSGSQLIAAMAGGSAETRSNVMAMLGVGTQVGILLPFGRTQESEADLIGLDLMAKAGFDPRQSIRLWQNMGATAGSRPPEFLSTHPASETRIRQLRQRMPQAIKLYEQARGAGYRPACRQPAA; this is encoded by the coding sequence ATGGCAACTTTGTGTGCAGTCCTCATTGTTTTGGGTGGTTGCGCCACTTCGCCGCTTGGCCGCACTCAGCTGGTTTTTTTTCCGGATTCGCAAATGAACCGGATGGGCGTGCTGGCCTTCCAGGAAATCCAGACCCGGACCCCGCCCGAAGAGGATCCCGTTATCCGCAGCTATGTGCAGTGCGTCGCTGATTCATTGCTGCAGCAACCGGGTGGAAATGCGGATTCCCTTGGCTGGGAGGTGCGAGTTTTCAGACAAGATCAGGCGAACGCCTTTGCCCTGCCCGGAAGGAAAATTGGCGTATTCACCGGCTTGCTGAAGGTGACAGAAAACCAGGACCAGCTGGCCACGGTCATCGGTCACGAAATCGCCCATGTCCAGGCTCGTCACGCCAATGAACGCGTCTCTACTGGCTACCTCGCACAAAGCGGAAGCCAGCTGATTGCGGCGATGGCCGGCGGCTCGGCGGAGACCCGGAGCAACGTCATGGCCATGCTGGGCGTAGGCACACAGGTCGGAATTCTGTTGCCGTTTGGCCGCACCCAGGAAAGCGAGGCAGACCTGATCGGCCTGGACCTGATGGCGAAGGCCGGTTTTGATCCGCGGCAAAGCATCCGGCTTTGGCAAAACATGGGCGCCACCGCCGGTAGCAGGCCACCCGAGTTTCTATCGACCCACCCGGCCAGCGAGACCCGTATCCGGCAACTTCGGCAAAGGATGCCGCAAGCCATCAAGCTGTATGAACAGGCCAGGGGGGCCGGATACCGCCCGGCGTGCAGGCAGCCTGCAGCTTAG
- a CDS encoding threonine synthase, with protein MSYVTHLRCLGCGKEYSADRVMNLCPEDNLPVQMCFDLEALRKKEASDIAYRPELKNMWRFGRLMALDPGDAEDASHIFSLGEGYTPIYRWSDYPLAKKGGFELWLKDEGRPAPGFGANPTGSFKDRGMAMVVSMARKFGLEKLAVPTQGNAGDSLAEYAAQAGLSAAIAMPSNTPMPILGKVAAYSQLYPGISIDVVEGTIREAGLRIEEKYLSQGYFSVATFQEPGWRIDGKKSLGLELAEPAIPFNQGSWRVPDVIVYPTGGGTGILGMWKAFNELRALGLTDGPMPRMIAVQSEATAPLVRAFEAGLADSEVVEAGDTIAYGLNVPGGVGHFEVLRILRESQGAALAVPEVEIGATLGRVYKKTGWWIGPEGAACVVAISRLVDQQHIHPGDRVVIINTGSWEKYLPDIRHLL; from the coding sequence ATGAGCTATGTCACTCACCTGCGTTGCCTGGGATGCGGAAAAGAGTATTCCGCCGACCGGGTCATGAACCTGTGCCCGGAGGACAATCTCCCGGTGCAGATGTGCTTCGATCTGGAGGCGCTGCGGAAAAAAGAGGCCAGCGATATAGCGTATCGCCCGGAGTTGAAAAATATGTGGCGTTTTGGCCGTCTGATGGCGCTGGATCCGGGGGATGCGGAAGACGCGAGTCATATTTTCTCTCTTGGCGAAGGATACACGCCGATTTACCGGTGGTCGGATTACCCCCTCGCAAAAAAGGGTGGCTTTGAATTGTGGCTGAAGGATGAGGGGCGTCCGGCACCGGGTTTTGGCGCAAACCCGACGGGTAGTTTCAAGGACCGGGGGATGGCTATGGTGGTTTCCATGGCGCGAAAGTTCGGGCTTGAAAAGCTTGCAGTCCCTACCCAGGGCAATGCCGGCGACTCGCTGGCGGAATACGCGGCGCAGGCCGGCTTGTCTGCCGCGATCGCGATGCCCAGTAACACGCCGATGCCGATTTTGGGCAAGGTTGCTGCATATAGTCAGCTCTACCCGGGGATCAGTATCGACGTGGTTGAGGGCACCATACGCGAGGCCGGGCTGCGGATTGAGGAAAAATACCTGTCCCAGGGGTATTTTTCGGTTGCCACTTTCCAGGAACCCGGTTGGCGTATCGATGGCAAAAAAAGCCTGGGCCTGGAACTGGCCGAGCCCGCCATACCGTTTAACCAGGGCAGTTGGCGAGTGCCCGATGTCATTGTCTATCCAACGGGTGGCGGTACCGGGATACTGGGGATGTGGAAAGCGTTCAACGAGTTGCGGGCGCTGGGTCTGACCGACGGTCCAATGCCGCGCATGATCGCTGTGCAGAGCGAGGCAACGGCTCCGCTGGTTCGGGCATTCGAAGCAGGTCTGGCAGACAGCGAGGTGGTGGAGGCGGGGGATACCATTGCTTACGGGCTCAACGTCCCGGGCGGGGTTGGCCATTTTGAGGTGTTGCGCATACTTCGGGAAAGTCAGGGTGCCGCGCTGGCTGTACCGGAGGTGGAAATCGGCGCAACCCTGGGCCGGGTTTACAAGAAGACCGGCTGGTGGATAGGCCCGGAAGGCGCCGCCTGCGTGGTGGCGATTTCGAGGCTGGTGGATCAGCAGCATATCCACCCAGGTGACCGCGTGGTCATCATCAATACCGGATCCTGGGAGAAATACCTGCCCGACATCCGGCACTTGCTTTAA
- a CDS encoding sulfotransferase family protein — MTRHICLWSGPRNVSTALMYSFGQRNDTRIVDEPLYGHYLRVTGANHPGREAVLSAMDTDGDRVMKRLIERPHDRPILFMKQMAHHLVDLDFSFLQQTINVLLIRDPVEMLPSLAIQLPEAGLADTGLATQCELLERLGEFGQQAIVLDSRELLKNPRAVLAKVCQKLAIPFAESMLSWPPGPRTEDGVWARHWYYRVHQSTGFSPYRPKTEPFPDHLEPLLEQCRPYYQHMYKYALRADQPDGDSR; from the coding sequence CTGACCAGACACATATGCCTTTGGTCCGGGCCGCGCAACGTTTCGACCGCCTTGATGTACAGTTTCGGGCAGCGGAATGACACGCGGATCGTGGACGAACCACTTTATGGTCATTACCTGCGGGTAACTGGCGCAAATCACCCCGGCCGTGAAGCAGTGTTGTCGGCCATGGATACCGATGGGGATCGGGTCATGAAACGACTTATCGAGCGACCGCATGACCGGCCAATCCTTTTTATGAAGCAAATGGCGCACCACCTAGTCGACCTGGACTTTTCTTTTCTCCAGCAAACCATCAATGTCTTGTTGATCCGCGATCCAGTCGAGATGTTACCGTCGCTGGCTATCCAGTTACCGGAGGCCGGTCTCGCCGATACCGGACTGGCAACCCAATGCGAGCTGCTTGAACGTCTCGGCGAATTCGGGCAACAAGCGATTGTTCTCGATTCGCGGGAGCTGCTGAAAAACCCTCGTGCGGTTCTCGCCAAGGTTTGCCAAAAGCTTGCCATACCGTTTGCTGAAAGCATGCTGAGCTGGCCACCGGGCCCACGAACGGAAGATGGCGTATGGGCCCGGCACTGGTATTATCGGGTCCACCAGTCGACCGGATTTTCGCCATACCGGCCGAAAACCGAACCGTTCCCGGACCACCTGGAGCCACTGCTGGAACAGTGCCGGCCCTATTATCAGCATATGTATAAGTACGCCTTGAGAGCGGATCAGCCAGACGGAGACAGTCGATGA
- a CDS encoding aminotransferase class V-fold PLP-dependent enzyme codes for MSETIISSQRHLFSIPRDLAYFNCAYLSPQLNSASQAAAAGAKIKQSPWNISSDDFFDGPEKARSLFADIVGCAAENIALVPSVSYGVAIVGKNLRPDPGQRIVMLAEQFPSNVYSWLSLARERDLVIDFVQKTEGRNWSESVLESLDEPAALIALPNVHWTDGSLIDLVPIAKRCREMGAKLVLDLTQSIGVMRVDIAELDPDFIFCAAYKWLLCPYGSGFVYAAPRWHHARPLEEAWINRAGSENFAGLVNYRDHYQAGARRFDAGGRGQFQQWPVVIETLGQILEWGVDNIARTVSLTSAKIAAGAAGLGLEVPEPHAPHLLGIRLAGGPPADLLGKLRADGVYLSQRGSRLRIASYLYNDDEDVERLLAALKRHLQTK; via the coding sequence ATGTCAGAAACCATCATTTCCAGCCAGCGGCATTTGTTTTCTATTCCCAGGGACCTGGCGTATTTCAACTGTGCCTATCTGTCGCCGCAATTGAACAGCGCGAGCCAGGCCGCGGCTGCAGGCGCAAAAATCAAACAAAGCCCCTGGAATATTTCGTCTGACGATTTTTTCGATGGCCCGGAAAAAGCGCGGAGCCTGTTTGCCGATATCGTGGGTTGTGCGGCCGAAAATATTGCCTTGGTTCCATCGGTCAGTTATGGGGTAGCAATCGTTGGAAAAAACCTGCGGCCAGACCCCGGTCAGCGCATCGTCATGCTGGCGGAGCAGTTTCCCTCGAATGTTTATTCCTGGCTCTCGCTTGCCCGTGAGCGAGACCTGGTCATTGATTTCGTGCAAAAGACGGAGGGCCGCAACTGGTCCGAGTCCGTCCTGGAATCTCTGGACGAACCCGCCGCCCTGATCGCGTTGCCAAACGTTCACTGGACCGATGGCTCTTTGATCGACCTGGTCCCGATAGCGAAGCGATGTCGTGAGATGGGCGCGAAGCTGGTTCTCGACCTGACCCAGTCGATCGGCGTCATGCGAGTGGATATTGCGGAGCTTGATCCCGACTTTATTTTTTGCGCGGCTTACAAATGGTTGTTGTGTCCCTATGGGTCCGGTTTTGTTTATGCAGCTCCCAGGTGGCACCACGCCAGACCCCTGGAGGAAGCATGGATAAACCGGGCCGGTAGCGAGAACTTTGCCGGCCTGGTTAATTATCGTGACCATTACCAGGCCGGCGCCCGGCGGTTCGATGCGGGTGGTCGGGGCCAGTTCCAGCAATGGCCGGTCGTTATCGAGACATTGGGGCAGATACTGGAATGGGGCGTAGACAATATCGCCAGGACCGTGTCACTGACCAGCGCAAAAATCGCCGCCGGGGCTGCCGGGCTCGGCCTGGAAGTGCCCGAACCGCACGCGCCGCATTTGCTGGGAATACGCCTGGCCGGTGGCCCACCCGCCGATTTGCTCGGGAAACTGCGCGCCGATGGCGTTTACCTCAGCCAGCGCGGCAGCCGGTTGCGAATCGCATCCTATCTTTACAATGACGATGAAGATGTGGAGCGCTTGCTCGCCGCCCTGAAAAGACACCTGCAAACGAAATAG
- a CDS encoding glutamate--cysteine ligase, translating to MNQPAEVRLQRLADAGLAAVLQRCRKGVEKEALRVLPDGALAMTRHPPALGSALTNRYITTDFSEALLEFVTPAYTSTWETLQFLCDIHQFVYQQLDDELLWAASMPCLIEADEAIPVARYGDSNVGKMKTVYRLGLGHRYGRMMQTISGVHFNFSLPEDFWDHYQELEKDTGGSQEFRSSSYFGLLRNVRRMGWLVLFLFGNSPAVCRCFADGTKAGLEVFDKGTFFMPYATSLRMSDLGYKNTTQAALDISLDNIDAYVETLLKAVTTPSRDFQKIGIKADGEYRQISANILQVENEYYGLIRPKRVTRSGEMPSRALKRRGVEYVELRALDVSLADPTGINQNQMRFLEAFLIYCMIEDSPLLDAREIAETENNQLLVARQGREPGLTLTRHQEQHLLTNWADEICAHLVAICDLLDDGTGSSLYRDALELQREAIRDPGLTPSAGILAEMKRSGESFFSIARRISEQHRDYFLSLGNDDSARLEFLAAEAAASIERQKEVEASDRISFEAYLQNYFSQADQLL from the coding sequence TTGAACCAGCCGGCGGAGGTACGTCTGCAACGATTGGCAGACGCCGGGCTGGCGGCAGTCTTGCAACGCTGCCGCAAGGGTGTCGAGAAAGAGGCGCTGCGAGTGCTCCCGGATGGCGCTCTGGCCATGACGCGCCATCCGCCGGCTTTGGGTTCCGCGCTGACCAACCGGTATATAACGACAGATTTCTCGGAGGCGCTGCTGGAGTTCGTAACGCCAGCCTATACCTCGACCTGGGAGACGCTGCAGTTTCTGTGTGATATCCACCAGTTTGTGTATCAGCAACTCGACGATGAGTTGTTGTGGGCGGCCAGCATGCCCTGTCTGATCGAAGCTGACGAGGCTATTCCGGTAGCACGTTACGGCGATTCAAACGTCGGCAAAATGAAGACGGTCTATCGGCTCGGTCTTGGCCACCGGTATGGCCGGATGATGCAGACGATTTCCGGCGTGCATTTCAACTTTTCCCTGCCTGAGGATTTCTGGGATCACTATCAGGAACTGGAGAAAGACACCGGCGGAAGCCAGGAATTTCGTTCGTCTTCTTATTTCGGATTATTGAGAAATGTCAGGCGAATGGGCTGGCTGGTGCTTTTCCTGTTCGGCAACTCGCCGGCAGTCTGCAGGTGTTTTGCAGACGGCACAAAGGCAGGCCTCGAGGTATTCGATAAGGGCACTTTTTTTATGCCTTATGCCACCTCGTTGAGAATGAGTGACCTGGGCTATAAAAACACCACCCAGGCCGCGCTGGATATTTCGCTGGATAATATCGATGCCTACGTGGAAACATTGCTGAAGGCGGTTACCACGCCCAGCCGCGATTTCCAGAAAATCGGTATCAAGGCCGATGGCGAGTACAGACAGATCAGCGCAAATATCCTGCAGGTGGAAAACGAATACTACGGATTGATTCGGCCAAAGCGCGTTACCCGATCGGGTGAAATGCCAAGCAGGGCCTTGAAACGCAGGGGCGTGGAATATGTAGAACTGCGGGCGCTGGATGTCAGCCTGGCAGACCCGACCGGGATAAACCAGAACCAGATGAGATTTTTGGAAGCATTCCTGATTTATTGCATGATCGAGGACAGTCCCCTGCTGGATGCCCGGGAAATTGCGGAAACGGAAAACAACCAGTTACTGGTGGCCCGCCAGGGACGAGAGCCCGGACTGACCTTGACCCGGCATCAGGAGCAGCACCTGCTGACGAACTGGGCGGATGAGATATGCGCCCACCTGGTTGCTATCTGCGATCTGCTGGACGATGGTACCGGTTCATCTTTGTATCGCGATGCGCTCGAGTTGCAGCGCGAAGCTATCCGTGATCCCGGGCTGACACCGTCGGCGGGCATTCTGGCGGAGATGAAAAGGTCCGGCGAATCCTTTTTTTCAATTGCCCGGCGAATATCGGAACAGCACCGGGATTACTTTTTGAGCCTGGGGAATGACGATTCTGCACGCCTGGAGTTCCTTGCCGCCGAGGCAGCCGCCTCCATCGAGCGACAAAAAGAAGTCGAGGCCAGCGACCGGATCAGCTTCGAAGCGTATTTGCAGAACTACTTCAGCCAGGCGGATCAACTCCTGTAA